Genomic window (Streptomyces yatensis):
GGTCAATTTCACGATGATGCCCGAGAACGAGGTCCGCGACAAGATCAGCCAGGACTTCGCCAATCAGGCGCGCCAGTACGACGTGGCCACCATCAGCAATTTCGAGGTGCCCTTCTACGCGAAGAACGGCTGGCTGATGCCGCTGGACGGTTACGCCGCCAAGGACAAGGCATTCGACCAGAAGGACGTCCTGCCCTCGATGCGGCAGTCGCTGACCGCCGAGGACGGCAAGCTCTACGCCGAGCCCTTCTACGGCGAGTCGTCGTTCCTGATGTACCGCAAGGACGTCCTCGCCGAGAAGCATCTGAAGATGCCCGAGCGGCCCACCTGGCAGCAGGTCGCGGACATCGCGTCCAAGGTGGACGGCGCCCGCAAGGGGATGAACGGCATCTGCCTGCGCGGACTGCCCGGCTGGGGAGAGCTGATGGCCCCGCTGACCACGGTGGTCAACACCTTCGGCGGCACCTGGTTCACCAAGGACTGGAAGGCGCAGCTGGACTCGCCCGAGTTCATCAAGGCGACCAAGTTCTATGTCGACCTGGTGCGCAAGCACGGTGAGGCCGGTGCGGCCCAGTCGGGCTTCGCCGAGTGCCTGAACAACCTCACCCAGGGCAAGAGCGCCATGTGGTACGACGCCACCTCGGCCGCCGGGTCGCTGGAGGCCGCGAAGTCCCCGGTCAAGGGCAAGATCGGCTATGTCCAGGCGCCGGTGGAGAAGACCGACAGCTCGGGCTGGCTCTACACCTGGGCCTGGGGCGTCCAGAAGGCGACGCGCCACCCCGACAACGCGTGGAAGTTCATCTCCTGGGCATCCAGCAAGAAGTACGAAGAGCTGGTCGGCAAGAGCTTCGGCTATGCCAACGTACCCGCGGGCAAGCGGTCGTCCACCTATTCCAATCCGGACTACCGCGACACCGCCGGCTCCTTCTCCGAGGAGACCCGCAAGGCGATCCTCGCCGCCAAGCCGCGTGATCCGGGAGTGCAGCCCCGGCCGACCATCGGCATCCAGTTCGTCGATATCCCCGAATTCGCCGATCTGGGCACCAAGGTCGCCCAGGAGATCAGCGCCGCCATCGCCGGAAAGCAATCCGTCGAGTCGGCATTGAAGAAGTCGCAGCAGCTGGCCGAGAAGGTCGGCGAGGAGTACCGATGAGTAATCCGACGACGGCAGTATCCGTGAGCGGCGAGCGGCCACCGACCGCGGCGCCCGCCTCCGCACCGCGCCCCGTGGCGCGGCGGAACCGGGCCCGGGAGTGGGCCACCCGGGCGCCGCTGCTGCCCGCACTGATCTTCCTGATCGTGGTCACCCAGCTGCCGTTCGTGGCCACGCTGGTGATCTCGCTCTTCGACTGGAACTCGTTCCGGCCCGACCGCCGTGCGTTCGCCGGGCTGGACAACTACAAGACGGTGCTCAGCGACGACGCGCTGCGCGAGTCCATCGTCACCACCGTGCTGCTGACCGCCTCCGTGGTGATCGTCAGCGTGGTGCTGGGGCTGCTGCTCGCGCTGCTGCTGGACCGCAAGTTCCGCGGCCGGGGCCTGGTCC
Coding sequences:
- a CDS encoding ABC transporter substrate-binding protein codes for the protein MPVLTLRAARIPVVALTAGALLTGCAGMGGGSSGDKTIRVLMVNNPQMVDLQKLTKKYFTKETGITVNFTMMPENEVRDKISQDFANQARQYDVATISNFEVPFYAKNGWLMPLDGYAAKDKAFDQKDVLPSMRQSLTAEDGKLYAEPFYGESSFLMYRKDVLAEKHLKMPERPTWQQVADIASKVDGARKGMNGICLRGLPGWGELMAPLTTVVNTFGGTWFTKDWKAQLDSPEFIKATKFYVDLVRKHGEAGAAQSGFAECLNNLTQGKSAMWYDATSAAGSLEAAKSPVKGKIGYVQAPVEKTDSSGWLYTWAWGVQKATRHPDNAWKFISWASSKKYEELVGKSFGYANVPAGKRSSTYSNPDYRDTAGSFSEETRKAILAAKPRDPGVQPRPTIGIQFVDIPEFADLGTKVAQEISAAIAGKQSVESALKKSQQLAEKVGEEYR